The following proteins come from a genomic window of Gossypium raimondii isolate GPD5lz chromosome 5, ASM2569854v1, whole genome shotgun sequence:
- the LOC105768635 gene encoding pentatricopeptide repeat-containing protein At4g39530 isoform X2 produces MRNNYCYLLKVHLKNIQKSTNKQAFNLSTLALDLLPSKDPYFFPPDPQLKRCLIANLLRKLPSYPNPIAHYKRIQAQIVVSGYQSDTFLINILLNLYSRYDKLGDASKLFDEMPKKNLVSWSTMVSMYTRHGYIEKALALFLEFRRNCCKGPNEYILASVIRACMQMGDGGELGVQIHDFVFKCGFDQDVYVGTCLVDFYMKSGCIDEARLVFDGLKGKNAVTWTTMITGYVKSGKAEVALQLFRQRKATDVMPDRYVLSSVLSACSVLDFIQGGKQVHCHVLRRGDEMDVSVINVLIDFYCKCGKVKAAYRLFDEMTARNVISWTTMIAGYMQNSFNREAMTLFSEMTRLGWKADAFACTSVLTSCGSLKALDQGRQVHAYTIKDNLESDDFVANGLIDMYAKCSSLIDARRAFDIMGDQNVVSYNAMIEGYSSLENLSEALELFHNMRRQSLQPSLLTFVSLLGVSAALCTIELSRQIHTLIIKFGVSLDLFVGSSLIDVYSKCSHVKEARLLFEEMKEKDIVVWNALFFGYTQQLESEEALKLFSKLQLSRQNPNEFTFAALMIASSNLASLQHGQQFHTQLIKHGLDSDPFVTNAIIDMYAKCGSFQDACKTFSTTTWRDIVCWNSVISTYAHHGEAEGALQIFKRMLKEGMKPNYVTFVGLLSACVHAGFVELGLQHFESMPTFGVEPGTEHYACAVSLLGHAGKLYEAKALIESVPIKPAAVLWRTLLSSCRIVGNVELGRYAAERAISIDPMDSGSYTLLSNIFASKGFTS; encoded by the exons ATGAGAAACAATTACTGCTACCTGTTAAAAGTACATCTCAAAAACATTCAGAAATCGACTAATAAGCAAGCCTTTAATTTATCCACATTAGCCTTAGATCTTCTTCCTTCAAAAGACCCATATTTTTTCCCTCCAGATCCCCAACTCAAAAGGTGCCTAATCGCTAACCTCCTTCGGAAACTGCCTTCTTACCCCAATCCCATTGCACACTACAAAAGAATACAGGCACAAATTGTTGTGTCCGGTTATCAGTCTGACACTTTTCTGATAAACATTCTCTTGAATCTTTACTCTAGGTATGATAAGTTAGGTGACGCGAGTAAACTGTTCGATGAAATGCCTAAAAAAAACTTGGTTTCTTGGTCCACAATGGTTTCTATGTATACCCGACATGGGTATATTGAGAAGGCGTTGGCTTTGTTCTTGGAGTTTCGAAGAAATTGTTGTAAGGGTCCAAATGAGTATATTTTGGCTAGTGTTATTCGAGCTTGTATGCAGATGGGGGATGGAGGTGAACTGGGAGTTCAGATTCATGATTTCGTTTTCAAATGTGGTTTTGATCAAGATGTTTATGTGGGGACTTGTTTGGTTGATTTTTACATGAAAAGTGGGTGCATAGATGAAGCAAGGTTGGTTTTTGATggtttaaaagggaaaaatgcGGTGACTTGGACGACAATGATAACAGGGTATGTGAAAAGCGGGAAGGCTGAGGTGGCACTACAATTGTTTAGACAAAGGAAAGCAACTGATGTGATGCCAGATCGATATGTACTGTCTAGTGTTTTGAGTGCATGTTCAGTGCTTGATTTTATTCAAGGAGGAAAGCAGGTTCACTGCCATGTTTTAAGGAGGGGAGATGAAATGGACGTTTCTGTCATTAATGTGCTAATAGATTTTTATTGTAAATGTGGTAAGGTCAAAGCTGCATACAGGCTTTTTGATGAGATGACGGCTAGAAATGTTATTTCTTGGACTACAATGATTGCTGGCTACATGCAAAACTCATTTAACAGGGAAGCTATGACTCTGTTTTCTGAGATGACCAGATTGGGTTGGAAAGCTGATGCCTTTGCTTGCACTAGTGTTCTCACATCATGTGGTTCACTCAAGGCTCTGGATCAGGGTAGACAAGTGCATGCTTATACTATCAAAGACAATCTTGAGTCTGATGATTTTGTGGCAAATGGTTTGATTGATATGTATGCAAAATGCAGTTCCCTGATTGATGCAAGAAGAGCTTTTGACATTATGGGTGATCAGAATGTAGTCTCATATAATGCGATGATTGAAGGATACTCAAGTCTAGAGAATCTCTCTGAAGCATTGGAGCTTTTCCACAACATGAGGCGACAGTCACTCCAACCAAGCCTTTTAACTTTTGTTAGCCTTCTTGGGGTGTCAGCTGCACTATGTACCATAGAACTGAGCAGGCAGATCCATACACTTATCATCAAGTTTGGGGTATCTCTGGACTTGTTTGTTGGAAGTTCTCTGATAGATGTTTATTCAAAGTGTTCACATGTTAAAGAAGCAAGACTTTTATTTGAGGAGATGAAGGAGAAAGATATTGTTGTTTGGAATGCGTTGTTTTTTGGCTATACACAACAGTTGGAAAGTGAGGAGGCACTGAAACTCTTCTCAAAATTACAACTATCAAGACAAAACCCTAACGAATTCACTTTTGCTGCCTTAATGATTGCTTCGAGTAACCTAGCAAGTCTCCAACATGGTCAACAGTTCCACACTCAGCTGATAAAACATGGTCTGGACTCTGATCCCTTTGTTACAAATGCTATCATTGATATGTATGCCAAATGTGGAAGCTTTCAAGATGCTTGCAAAACATTTAGTACCACTACTTGGAGGGATATCGTGTGTTGGAATTCCGTGATCTCAACATATGCTCATCATGGAGAAGCTGAAGGTGCCCTTCAGATATTTAAAAGAATGCTGAAAGAAGGAATGAAACCAAATTATGTGACATTTGTTGGTCTTCTCTCAGCATGTGTACATGCAGGGTTTGTTGAGCTTGGACTTCAGCACTTTGAGTCAATGCCTACATTTGGAGTCGAACCTGGGACAGAACATTATGCTTGTGCGGTCTCTCTGTTGGGCCATGCTGGTAAATTATACGAAGCAAAGGCCTTAATTGAGTCAGTGCCAATAAAACCAGCTGCGGTGTTATGGAGGACCTTACTTAGTTCATGTAGGATTGTTGGTAATGTCGAATTAGGGAGATATGCAGCAGAAAGGGCAATTTCAATTGACCCAATGGATAGTGGTTCATATACTctactttcaaatatttttgcatCAAAAG GTTTTACTAGCTAA
- the LOC105768635 gene encoding pentatricopeptide repeat-containing protein At4g39530 isoform X1 codes for MRNNYCYLLKVHLKNIQKSTNKQAFNLSTLALDLLPSKDPYFFPPDPQLKRCLIANLLRKLPSYPNPIAHYKRIQAQIVVSGYQSDTFLINILLNLYSRYDKLGDASKLFDEMPKKNLVSWSTMVSMYTRHGYIEKALALFLEFRRNCCKGPNEYILASVIRACMQMGDGGELGVQIHDFVFKCGFDQDVYVGTCLVDFYMKSGCIDEARLVFDGLKGKNAVTWTTMITGYVKSGKAEVALQLFRQRKATDVMPDRYVLSSVLSACSVLDFIQGGKQVHCHVLRRGDEMDVSVINVLIDFYCKCGKVKAAYRLFDEMTARNVISWTTMIAGYMQNSFNREAMTLFSEMTRLGWKADAFACTSVLTSCGSLKALDQGRQVHAYTIKDNLESDDFVANGLIDMYAKCSSLIDARRAFDIMGDQNVVSYNAMIEGYSSLENLSEALELFHNMRRQSLQPSLLTFVSLLGVSAALCTIELSRQIHTLIIKFGVSLDLFVGSSLIDVYSKCSHVKEARLLFEEMKEKDIVVWNALFFGYTQQLESEEALKLFSKLQLSRQNPNEFTFAALMIASSNLASLQHGQQFHTQLIKHGLDSDPFVTNAIIDMYAKCGSFQDACKTFSTTTWRDIVCWNSVISTYAHHGEAEGALQIFKRMLKEGMKPNYVTFVGLLSACVHAGFVELGLQHFESMPTFGVEPGTEHYACAVSLLGHAGKLYEAKALIESVPIKPAAVLWRTLLSSCRIVGNVELGRYAAERAISIDPMDSGSYTLLSNIFASKGMWADVKRVREKMDLEGVLKEPGCSWIEVNNETNAFIARDRTHHDSGLIYLVLDNLIMHIKCAGYVPDIAIPVDD; via the coding sequence ATGAGAAACAATTACTGCTACCTGTTAAAAGTACATCTCAAAAACATTCAGAAATCGACTAATAAGCAAGCCTTTAATTTATCCACATTAGCCTTAGATCTTCTTCCTTCAAAAGACCCATATTTTTTCCCTCCAGATCCCCAACTCAAAAGGTGCCTAATCGCTAACCTCCTTCGGAAACTGCCTTCTTACCCCAATCCCATTGCACACTACAAAAGAATACAGGCACAAATTGTTGTGTCCGGTTATCAGTCTGACACTTTTCTGATAAACATTCTCTTGAATCTTTACTCTAGGTATGATAAGTTAGGTGACGCGAGTAAACTGTTCGATGAAATGCCTAAAAAAAACTTGGTTTCTTGGTCCACAATGGTTTCTATGTATACCCGACATGGGTATATTGAGAAGGCGTTGGCTTTGTTCTTGGAGTTTCGAAGAAATTGTTGTAAGGGTCCAAATGAGTATATTTTGGCTAGTGTTATTCGAGCTTGTATGCAGATGGGGGATGGAGGTGAACTGGGAGTTCAGATTCATGATTTCGTTTTCAAATGTGGTTTTGATCAAGATGTTTATGTGGGGACTTGTTTGGTTGATTTTTACATGAAAAGTGGGTGCATAGATGAAGCAAGGTTGGTTTTTGATggtttaaaagggaaaaatgcGGTGACTTGGACGACAATGATAACAGGGTATGTGAAAAGCGGGAAGGCTGAGGTGGCACTACAATTGTTTAGACAAAGGAAAGCAACTGATGTGATGCCAGATCGATATGTACTGTCTAGTGTTTTGAGTGCATGTTCAGTGCTTGATTTTATTCAAGGAGGAAAGCAGGTTCACTGCCATGTTTTAAGGAGGGGAGATGAAATGGACGTTTCTGTCATTAATGTGCTAATAGATTTTTATTGTAAATGTGGTAAGGTCAAAGCTGCATACAGGCTTTTTGATGAGATGACGGCTAGAAATGTTATTTCTTGGACTACAATGATTGCTGGCTACATGCAAAACTCATTTAACAGGGAAGCTATGACTCTGTTTTCTGAGATGACCAGATTGGGTTGGAAAGCTGATGCCTTTGCTTGCACTAGTGTTCTCACATCATGTGGTTCACTCAAGGCTCTGGATCAGGGTAGACAAGTGCATGCTTATACTATCAAAGACAATCTTGAGTCTGATGATTTTGTGGCAAATGGTTTGATTGATATGTATGCAAAATGCAGTTCCCTGATTGATGCAAGAAGAGCTTTTGACATTATGGGTGATCAGAATGTAGTCTCATATAATGCGATGATTGAAGGATACTCAAGTCTAGAGAATCTCTCTGAAGCATTGGAGCTTTTCCACAACATGAGGCGACAGTCACTCCAACCAAGCCTTTTAACTTTTGTTAGCCTTCTTGGGGTGTCAGCTGCACTATGTACCATAGAACTGAGCAGGCAGATCCATACACTTATCATCAAGTTTGGGGTATCTCTGGACTTGTTTGTTGGAAGTTCTCTGATAGATGTTTATTCAAAGTGTTCACATGTTAAAGAAGCAAGACTTTTATTTGAGGAGATGAAGGAGAAAGATATTGTTGTTTGGAATGCGTTGTTTTTTGGCTATACACAACAGTTGGAAAGTGAGGAGGCACTGAAACTCTTCTCAAAATTACAACTATCAAGACAAAACCCTAACGAATTCACTTTTGCTGCCTTAATGATTGCTTCGAGTAACCTAGCAAGTCTCCAACATGGTCAACAGTTCCACACTCAGCTGATAAAACATGGTCTGGACTCTGATCCCTTTGTTACAAATGCTATCATTGATATGTATGCCAAATGTGGAAGCTTTCAAGATGCTTGCAAAACATTTAGTACCACTACTTGGAGGGATATCGTGTGTTGGAATTCCGTGATCTCAACATATGCTCATCATGGAGAAGCTGAAGGTGCCCTTCAGATATTTAAAAGAATGCTGAAAGAAGGAATGAAACCAAATTATGTGACATTTGTTGGTCTTCTCTCAGCATGTGTACATGCAGGGTTTGTTGAGCTTGGACTTCAGCACTTTGAGTCAATGCCTACATTTGGAGTCGAACCTGGGACAGAACATTATGCTTGTGCGGTCTCTCTGTTGGGCCATGCTGGTAAATTATACGAAGCAAAGGCCTTAATTGAGTCAGTGCCAATAAAACCAGCTGCGGTGTTATGGAGGACCTTACTTAGTTCATGTAGGATTGTTGGTAATGTCGAATTAGGGAGATATGCAGCAGAAAGGGCAATTTCAATTGACCCAATGGATAGTGGTTCATATACTctactttcaaatatttttgcatCAAAAGGTATGTGGGCAGATGTTAAGAGGGTGAGGGAGAAAATGGACTTAGAAGGTGTACTTAAAGAACCTGGCTGTAGTTGGATTGAAGTTAATAATGAAACTAATGCCTTTATTGCAAGGGATAGAACTCATCATGATTCTGGtttaatatatttagttttGGACAATTTGATTATGCATATTAAGTGTGCTGGATATGTGCCTGATATTGCCATTCCTGTAGATGATTGA
- the LOC105768636 gene encoding peroxisome biogenesis protein 5 isoform X1, whose product MSMRELVTGGAACAVPGSSSSSSNPLGAFANALIGSSSKTQGVLKEIPNAAAASPHAQFYPHADDPVAALPGSELDRPFLQSNPQGSEFIRGFRTADANGLADAWEEIQRQPHFDRVYEGATPAPPIQPSLDGPPQRVLSSFLHSFVDSSRSGIPLHPTPLPLLGLSQGDKQCIRDRSSIMARHIFADKSEEFINAQVNALLSSLEIENDIHARGPMPGRFRELEDYWNESQGVLKPGAHAADGWVTEFSQNRPHHGDLEAWAHSFEQKHGAGGWASEFEQEQAQLTSVDQMRGGNIESLAAIQQTRMLAHTLSQNSDPKFQNSKFLQFVSKMSRGELIIDDNQVKPASENWATEYQQQYNGGASWADEFVHDEVFRGPDHWANEFGAERLQQESVDDQWVNEFSKLHVDDWAEEFGRQVGEGALGDSSSDNWANSYDEFLNEQLAAKQRSDASRGVYVFSDMNPYVGHQNPLKEGQELFRKGLLSEAVLALEAEVMKNPENAEGWRLLGITHAENDDDQQAIAAMMRAQEADPTNLEVLLALGVSHTNELEQPAALKYLYGWLRHHPKYGTLAPPELANSLYYADVARLFNEAAQMSPEDADVHIVLGVLYNLSREYDKAIASFKTALKLKPNDYSLWNKLGATQANSVQSADAILAYQQALDLKPNYVRAWANMGISYANQGMYEESIRYYVRALAMNPKADNAWQYLRISLSCVSRNDMVEACDSRNLEILQKEFPL is encoded by the exons ATGTCGATGCGTGAACTGGTTACGGGAGGAGCTGCTTGTGCCGTTCCTggttcttcttcctcttcctccaATCCTCTAGGTGCTTTCGCCAACGCTCTTATCGGTTCTTCTTCCAAGACCCAG GGGGTGTTGAAGGAGATTCCAAACGCAGCAGCAGCTTCTCCCCACGCCCAATTCTACCCCCACGCCGATGATCCCGTTGCTGCTCTTCCTGGCTCTGAGCTCGACCGCCCCTTTCTCCAATCTAATCCCCAG GGCTCCGAGTTCATCAGAGGCTTCCGCACTGCCGATGCCAATGGACTCGCAGATGCATGGGAAGAGATACAGCGTCAACCTCACTTTGACCGCGTTTACGAGGGTGCCACGCCAGCACCACCAATTCAACCCTCTCTTGATG GACCACCTCAAAGGGTGCTGTCAAGCTTTTTGCACTCCTTTGTTGACAGTAGCCGAAGTGGAATTCCTTTACACCCCACCCCACTTCCTCTGTTAGGATTGTCTCAAGGTGATAAACAGTGCATACGTGATCGTAGCAGCATAATGGCCCGACACATTTTTGCTGATAAGAGTGAAGAATTTATCAATGCTCAG GTAAATGCACTCTTGAGTTCCTTGGAAATAGAAAATGATATCCATGCCAGGGGACCCATGCCTGGGAGATTTAGAGAACTGGAGGACTACTGGAATGAATCCCAAGGTGTCCTGAAGCCTGGTGCTCATGCTGCTGATGGATGGGTTACTGAATTCAGCCAAAATAGACCACACCATGGTGATCTGGAAGCTTGGGCTCACTCATTTGAACAAAAGCATGGTGCTGGTGGTTGGGCCTCTGAATTTGAGCAG GAACAAGCTCAGTTAACATCTGTAGATCAAATGAGAGGGGGAAATATAGAAAGTTTGGCTGCAATTCAGCAGACTAGGATGCTTGCACATACACTCTCTCAAAACAGTGATCCTAAATTTCAG aattcaaaatttcttcaatttgTATCAAAGATGAGTCGTGGCGAACTTATCATTGATGATAATCAGGTCAAACCAGCATCAGAGAACTGGGCAACAGAATATCAGCAACAGTACAATGGAGGTGCTTCTTGGGCTGATGAATTTGTTCATGATGAG GTTTTCCGTGGACCTGACCATTGGGCCAATGAATTTGGTGCTGAAAGATTGCAACAAGAGTCTGTTGATGATCAATGGGTCAATGAATTCTCAAAGTTGCATGTTGATGACTGGGCAGAAGAATTTGGTCGTCAAGTTGGTGAGGGGGCTTTGGGAGATAGTTCGTCTGATAACTGGGCAAATTCATATGATGA GTTCCTTAATGAGCAATTAGCTGCTAAGCAGCGGTCGGACGCTTCAAGGGGTGTTTATGTATTTTCTGATATGAATCCATATGTTGGTCATCAAAATCCTTTAAAAGAAGGTCAAGAGCTATTCAGGAAAGGGCTTTTGAGTGAAGCAGTGCTTGCCCTAGAGGCTGAAGTTATGAAAAATCCTGAGAATGCTGAAGGTTGGAGATTGCTAGGAATAACCCATGCTGAAAATGATGATGACCAACAG GCTATTGCAGCAATGATGCGTGCTCAGGAGGCCGATCCTACCAATCTGGAAGTGCTTCTTGCTCTTGGTGTGAGTCATACAAATG AATTGGAACAGCCTGCTGCTTTAAAGTATCTGTATGGATGGTTACGTCATCACCCAAAGTATGGTACTCTTGCGCCACCGGAGCTTGCTAATTCTTTGTATTATGCTGAT GTTGCTAGATTATTCAATGAAGCTGCTCAGATGTCTCCTGAGGATGCTGATGTACACATTGTCCTTGGTGTTCTGTATAACTTGTCGAGAGAATATGATAAGGCCATTGCATCTTTCAAAACTGCTTTGAAACTTAAACCTAATGATTATTCTCTTTGGAACAAGCTTGGTGCAACACAAGCCAACAGTGTGCAGAGTGCTGATGCAATATTAGCTTATCAACAG GCACTAGATTTGAAGCCAAACTATGTGCGTGCTTGGGCAAACATGGGTATCAGTTATGCCAACCAG GGTATGTATGAGGAGTCGATCCGATATTATGTTCGAGCACTGGCAATGAATCCCAAGGCTGATAATGCATGGCAATATCTAAGAATATCTTTAAG CTGTGTCTCGCGGAATGATATGGTGGAAGCTTGTGATTCCAGGAATCTTGAGATTTTACAGAAGGAGTTTCCTCTATGA
- the LOC105768636 gene encoding peroxisome biogenesis protein 5 isoform X2 — protein MSMRELVTGGAACAVPGSSSSSSNPLGAFANALIGSSSKTQGVLKEIPNAAAASPHAQFYPHADDPVAALPGSELDRPFLQSNPQGSEFIRGFRTADANGLADAWEEIQRQPHFDRVYEGATPAPPIQPSLDGPPQRVLSSFLHSFVDSSRSGIPLHPTPLPLLGLSQGDKQCIRDRSSIMARHIFADKSEEFINAQVNALLSSLEIENDIHARGPMPGRFRELEDYWNESQGVLKPGAHAADGWVTEFSQNRPHHGDLEAWAHSFEQKHGAGGWASEFEQEQAQLTSVDQMRGGNIESLAAIQQTRMLAHTLSQNSDPKFQNSKFLQFVSKMSRGELIIDDNQVKPASENWATEYQQQYNGGASWADEFVHDEVFRGPDHWANEFGAERLQQESVDDQWVNEFSKLHVDDWAEEFGRQVGEGALGDSSSDNWANSYDEFLNEQLAAKQRSDASRGVYVFSDMNPYVGHQNPLKEGQELFRKGLLSEAVLALEAEVMKNPENAEGWRLLGITHAENDDDQQAIAAMMRAQEADPTNLEVLLALGVSHTNELEQPAALKYLYGWLRHHPKYGTLAPPELANSLYYADALDLKPNYVRAWANMGISYANQGMYEESIRYYVRALAMNPKADNAWQYLRISLSCVSRNDMVEACDSRNLEILQKEFPL, from the exons ATGTCGATGCGTGAACTGGTTACGGGAGGAGCTGCTTGTGCCGTTCCTggttcttcttcctcttcctccaATCCTCTAGGTGCTTTCGCCAACGCTCTTATCGGTTCTTCTTCCAAGACCCAG GGGGTGTTGAAGGAGATTCCAAACGCAGCAGCAGCTTCTCCCCACGCCCAATTCTACCCCCACGCCGATGATCCCGTTGCTGCTCTTCCTGGCTCTGAGCTCGACCGCCCCTTTCTCCAATCTAATCCCCAG GGCTCCGAGTTCATCAGAGGCTTCCGCACTGCCGATGCCAATGGACTCGCAGATGCATGGGAAGAGATACAGCGTCAACCTCACTTTGACCGCGTTTACGAGGGTGCCACGCCAGCACCACCAATTCAACCCTCTCTTGATG GACCACCTCAAAGGGTGCTGTCAAGCTTTTTGCACTCCTTTGTTGACAGTAGCCGAAGTGGAATTCCTTTACACCCCACCCCACTTCCTCTGTTAGGATTGTCTCAAGGTGATAAACAGTGCATACGTGATCGTAGCAGCATAATGGCCCGACACATTTTTGCTGATAAGAGTGAAGAATTTATCAATGCTCAG GTAAATGCACTCTTGAGTTCCTTGGAAATAGAAAATGATATCCATGCCAGGGGACCCATGCCTGGGAGATTTAGAGAACTGGAGGACTACTGGAATGAATCCCAAGGTGTCCTGAAGCCTGGTGCTCATGCTGCTGATGGATGGGTTACTGAATTCAGCCAAAATAGACCACACCATGGTGATCTGGAAGCTTGGGCTCACTCATTTGAACAAAAGCATGGTGCTGGTGGTTGGGCCTCTGAATTTGAGCAG GAACAAGCTCAGTTAACATCTGTAGATCAAATGAGAGGGGGAAATATAGAAAGTTTGGCTGCAATTCAGCAGACTAGGATGCTTGCACATACACTCTCTCAAAACAGTGATCCTAAATTTCAG aattcaaaatttcttcaatttgTATCAAAGATGAGTCGTGGCGAACTTATCATTGATGATAATCAGGTCAAACCAGCATCAGAGAACTGGGCAACAGAATATCAGCAACAGTACAATGGAGGTGCTTCTTGGGCTGATGAATTTGTTCATGATGAG GTTTTCCGTGGACCTGACCATTGGGCCAATGAATTTGGTGCTGAAAGATTGCAACAAGAGTCTGTTGATGATCAATGGGTCAATGAATTCTCAAAGTTGCATGTTGATGACTGGGCAGAAGAATTTGGTCGTCAAGTTGGTGAGGGGGCTTTGGGAGATAGTTCGTCTGATAACTGGGCAAATTCATATGATGA GTTCCTTAATGAGCAATTAGCTGCTAAGCAGCGGTCGGACGCTTCAAGGGGTGTTTATGTATTTTCTGATATGAATCCATATGTTGGTCATCAAAATCCTTTAAAAGAAGGTCAAGAGCTATTCAGGAAAGGGCTTTTGAGTGAAGCAGTGCTTGCCCTAGAGGCTGAAGTTATGAAAAATCCTGAGAATGCTGAAGGTTGGAGATTGCTAGGAATAACCCATGCTGAAAATGATGATGACCAACAG GCTATTGCAGCAATGATGCGTGCTCAGGAGGCCGATCCTACCAATCTGGAAGTGCTTCTTGCTCTTGGTGTGAGTCATACAAATG AATTGGAACAGCCTGCTGCTTTAAAGTATCTGTATGGATGGTTACGTCATCACCCAAAGTATGGTACTCTTGCGCCACCGGAGCTTGCTAATTCTTTGTATTATGCTGAT GCACTAGATTTGAAGCCAAACTATGTGCGTGCTTGGGCAAACATGGGTATCAGTTATGCCAACCAG GGTATGTATGAGGAGTCGATCCGATATTATGTTCGAGCACTGGCAATGAATCCCAAGGCTGATAATGCATGGCAATATCTAAGAATATCTTTAAG CTGTGTCTCGCGGAATGATATGGTGGAAGCTTGTGATTCCAGGAATCTTGAGATTTTACAGAAGGAGTTTCCTCTATGA
- the LOC105768636 gene encoding peroxisome biogenesis protein 5 isoform X3, whose amino-acid sequence MSMRELVTGGAACAVPGSSSSSSNPLGAFANALIGSSSKTQGVLKEIPNAAAASPHAQFYPHADDPVAALPGSELDRPFLQSNPQGSEFIRGFRTADANGLADAWEEIQRQPHFDRVYEGATPAPPIQPSLDGPPQRVLSSFLHSFVDSSRSGIPLHPTPLPLLGLSQGDKQCIRDRSSIMARHIFADKSEEFINAQVNALLSSLEIENDIHARGPMPGRFRELEDYWNESQGVLKPGAHAADGWVTEFSQNRPHHGDLEAWAHSFEQKHGAGGWASEFEQEQAQLTSVDQMRGGNIESLAAIQQTRMLAHTLSQNSDPKFQNSKFLQFVSKMSRGELIIDDNQVKPASENWATEYQQQYNGGASWADEFVHDEVFRGPDHWANEFGAERLQQESVDDQWVNEFSKLHVDDWAEEFGRQVGEGALGDSSSDNWANSYDEFLNEQLAAKQRSDASRGVYVFSDMNPYVGHQNPLKEGQELFRKGLLSEAVLALEAEVMKNPENAEGWRLLGITHAENDDDQQAIAAMMRAQEADPTNLEVLLALGVSHTNELEQPAALKYLYGWLRHHPKYGTLAPPELANSLYYADVSTLGC is encoded by the exons ATGTCGATGCGTGAACTGGTTACGGGAGGAGCTGCTTGTGCCGTTCCTggttcttcttcctcttcctccaATCCTCTAGGTGCTTTCGCCAACGCTCTTATCGGTTCTTCTTCCAAGACCCAG GGGGTGTTGAAGGAGATTCCAAACGCAGCAGCAGCTTCTCCCCACGCCCAATTCTACCCCCACGCCGATGATCCCGTTGCTGCTCTTCCTGGCTCTGAGCTCGACCGCCCCTTTCTCCAATCTAATCCCCAG GGCTCCGAGTTCATCAGAGGCTTCCGCACTGCCGATGCCAATGGACTCGCAGATGCATGGGAAGAGATACAGCGTCAACCTCACTTTGACCGCGTTTACGAGGGTGCCACGCCAGCACCACCAATTCAACCCTCTCTTGATG GACCACCTCAAAGGGTGCTGTCAAGCTTTTTGCACTCCTTTGTTGACAGTAGCCGAAGTGGAATTCCTTTACACCCCACCCCACTTCCTCTGTTAGGATTGTCTCAAGGTGATAAACAGTGCATACGTGATCGTAGCAGCATAATGGCCCGACACATTTTTGCTGATAAGAGTGAAGAATTTATCAATGCTCAG GTAAATGCACTCTTGAGTTCCTTGGAAATAGAAAATGATATCCATGCCAGGGGACCCATGCCTGGGAGATTTAGAGAACTGGAGGACTACTGGAATGAATCCCAAGGTGTCCTGAAGCCTGGTGCTCATGCTGCTGATGGATGGGTTACTGAATTCAGCCAAAATAGACCACACCATGGTGATCTGGAAGCTTGGGCTCACTCATTTGAACAAAAGCATGGTGCTGGTGGTTGGGCCTCTGAATTTGAGCAG GAACAAGCTCAGTTAACATCTGTAGATCAAATGAGAGGGGGAAATATAGAAAGTTTGGCTGCAATTCAGCAGACTAGGATGCTTGCACATACACTCTCTCAAAACAGTGATCCTAAATTTCAG aattcaaaatttcttcaatttgTATCAAAGATGAGTCGTGGCGAACTTATCATTGATGATAATCAGGTCAAACCAGCATCAGAGAACTGGGCAACAGAATATCAGCAACAGTACAATGGAGGTGCTTCTTGGGCTGATGAATTTGTTCATGATGAG GTTTTCCGTGGACCTGACCATTGGGCCAATGAATTTGGTGCTGAAAGATTGCAACAAGAGTCTGTTGATGATCAATGGGTCAATGAATTCTCAAAGTTGCATGTTGATGACTGGGCAGAAGAATTTGGTCGTCAAGTTGGTGAGGGGGCTTTGGGAGATAGTTCGTCTGATAACTGGGCAAATTCATATGATGA GTTCCTTAATGAGCAATTAGCTGCTAAGCAGCGGTCGGACGCTTCAAGGGGTGTTTATGTATTTTCTGATATGAATCCATATGTTGGTCATCAAAATCCTTTAAAAGAAGGTCAAGAGCTATTCAGGAAAGGGCTTTTGAGTGAAGCAGTGCTTGCCCTAGAGGCTGAAGTTATGAAAAATCCTGAGAATGCTGAAGGTTGGAGATTGCTAGGAATAACCCATGCTGAAAATGATGATGACCAACAG GCTATTGCAGCAATGATGCGTGCTCAGGAGGCCGATCCTACCAATCTGGAAGTGCTTCTTGCTCTTGGTGTGAGTCATACAAATG AATTGGAACAGCCTGCTGCTTTAAAGTATCTGTATGGATGGTTACGTCATCACCCAAAGTATGGTACTCTTGCGCCACCGGAGCTTGCTAATTCTTTGTATTATGCTGATGTAAGTACACTAG GTTGCTAG